The Mytilus galloprovincialis chromosome 2, xbMytGall1.hap1.1, whole genome shotgun sequence genome has a window encoding:
- the LOC143063093 gene encoding uncharacterized protein LOC143063093 has product MASGSSNNRPYSLSKDEALARMLQEEEYNAANHEDEQLARRLQGNMMFGSDEDPLSARGGNTRPPMRAMTPITQLFSSLVNASLQHNPRQARRSLGLLQLSSDEEDHNDSDNSDSTVEDEQGLSTSRTGVSSSSNVVGRGAPRGGLRGGRGRLGFRPSETLVHVSTENTVTPSDTARSMFSVGSDNQSSKSTTSVRGRTTRGTVIRGNRRGTTTRRASNTGTNNSETGEPRSNAATSQTRTTGRTAPPRSMEPSVPPLSLAINQPELPDGEVEPEILILDRGGTGSDARFLHIMRDPMLLLLFLMGRTPHLLVPDDIDPTDYEALWELAERIGEVKTRGLSEKDLEALSTKKFKGIKKFNQEGPQCQVCLSEYKNGDALVNLPCKHEYHDKCIKEWLKRNASCPICRHEIKSESP; this is encoded by the exons ATGGCAAGTGGAAGCTCTAACAACCGACCCTATAGTTTATCAAAAGATGAGGCTCTAGCTCGCATGTTACAAGAGGAAGAGTATAATGCAGCAAACCATGAAGATGAACAGTTAGCTCGAAGATTACAG GGAAACATGATGTTTGGTTCAGATGAAGACCCTCTTAGTGCCAGAGGAGGGAATACAAGACCTCCTATGAGGGCCATGACTCCAATAACACAGTTATTTTCTAGTTTGGTTAATGCCAGCTTACAACACAATCCAAGGCAAGCTAGACGATCTCTTGGGTTGCTTCAG TTATCTTCAGATGAAGAAGACCATAATGATTCTGATAACTCAGATTCTACTGTAGAAGATGAACAGGGACTCAGTACATCAAGAACTGGTGTCTCATCCTCTAGTAATGTTGTTGGCAGAGGTGCACCAAGGGGAGGACTAAGAGGTGGGCGGGGGCGTCTGGGATTTCGGCCTTCAGAGACTTTAGTTCATGTATCTACAGAAAACACAGTGACACCTTCAGATACGGCAAGATCAATGTTTTCTGTGGGTTCAGACAACCAATCATCAAAATCAACAACTTCAGTAAGAGGGAGGACAACAAGGGGTACAGTAATTAGAGGGAATAGGAGGGGAACTACAACGAGAAGAGCTTCCAACACAGGAACAAATAATTCAGAAACTGGCGAGCCTCGTTCTAATGCTGCAACAAGTCAGACAAGAACAACTGGGCGGACTGCTCCACCCAGAAGTATGGAACCTTCAG TTCCCCCTCTTTCTTTGGCAATCAATCAGCCTGAGTTACCTGATGGTGAAGTAGAACCAGAGATATTAATATTAGACAGAGGAGGAACAGGAAGTGATGCTAGATTCTTACATATCATG AGAGACCCAATGCTTCTGTTGTTATTTTTAATGGGTAGAACACCACACCTCCTTGTACCAGATGACATAGATCCTACGGATTATGAG GCATTATGGGAATTAGCAGAGAGAATTGGAGAAGTAAAAACTCGAGGACTAAGTGAGAAGGATCTGGAAGCCTTGTCAACAAAGAAATTCAAAGGAATAAAGAAATTTAATCAGGAAGGGCCTCAGTGCCAAGTTTGTTTATCAGAGTATAAGAATGGAGATGCCTTAGTAAATCTTCCCTGTAAACATGAATATCATGATAAGTGCATCAAAGAATGGCTTAAG AGAAATGCTTCCTGTCCTATCTGTCGTCATGAAATAAAATCTGAGAGTCCATGA
- the LOC143063094 gene encoding uncharacterized protein LOC143063094: MKGLHTLLVLLSVWKATFSQQTTRYRNPWVELVRQIACRSVTCNFEETCDLQVVCTPFGDCGQRATCLQIPFPRNRVCPDPFTNAGPPYTVECFDDGGCREPMVCCHSYAKSYCHMPPFSGSGGNANPPSTPVVVQAVTESALMNNGANGASGNTNNVAGNDGNTNGNPVGNNGAVDTRTANRGGRSVVVARSDFFDPQGFRRQQRVSWRDSLERRRRQQLNSLSASIRLNGDRRSDNEVVRLPVESEDRSRLPIRRPGEPEDRSITSIRRNLNGGRLTVEISGQPGSRAPVVDLNGVRIAGNNGRPIQDGANGNDARMDENGGGRRNGPMSDEPRQDILRNDGRPGAPANGPGAPGGSGNGNPSVAPDTTGNDGRRTQSAQGSQSSRGQTDRDRPRSLIGTDDSFVRVNLHGGPTEARPFIRKVDLFNGHGFYGARRRILGDIQLDGLPGLPGLPNRFP; this comes from the exons ATGAAGGGACTGCATACACTGTTGGTG CTTCTGTCTGTCTGGAAAGCTACCTTCTCACAACAAACGACAAGGTACAGAAATCCATGGGTAGAACTGGTTCGACAGATTGCATGTAGG AGTGTGACCTGTAACTTTGAGGAGACATGTGATTTACAAGTAGTCTGTACCCCTTTTGGAGACTGCGGACAGAGGGCCACGTGTTTACAAATCCCCTTTCCAAGGAACAGAGTATGCCCCGATCCATTTACAAATGCAGGCCCTCCATATACTGTAGAATGTTTTGACGATGGAGGCTGTCGAGAACCTATGGTATGCTGTCATAGTTATGCAAAAAGTTACTGCCATATGCCGCCATTTTCTGGTTCAGGTGGAAATGCCAACCCACCATCAACTCCAGTTGTTGTCCAAGCAGTTACAGAATCAGCTCTTATGAATAATGGCGCCAATGGAGCTTCTGGAAACACAAACAACGTTGCAGGGAATGATGGAAACACAAATGGGAATCCTGTTGGAAACAATGGAGCTGTCGATACTAGGACTGCAAATAGAGGAGGCAGAAGTGTTGTCGTAGCCAGATCCGACTTCTTTGACCCACAGGGCTTCCGACGACAACAGAGAGTCAGTTGGAGAGATTCCTTAGAACGCCGCCGAAGACAACAATTGAACAGTCTCAGTGCATCAATAAGACTGAATGGTGATAGACGATCTGATAATGAAGTTGTAAGGCTTCCTGTGGAATCAGAGGACCGATCAAGATTGCCCATTAGACGGCCTGGAGAACCAGAGGACCGGTCAATTACCAGCATCAGACGCAATCTGAACGGAGGCAGACTTACTGTGGAAATATCTGGTCAACCTGGTAGTAGAGCACCGGTAGTAGATTTAAACGGTGTCAGAATAGCAGGAAATAACGGTAGACCTATTCAGGATGGTGCAAATGGAAACGACGCAAGAATGGATGAAAATGGTGGTGGGCGAAGAAATGGTCCTATGTCAGATGAGCCTCGACAGGATATTCTTAGAAATGATGGAAGACCTGGTGCTCCAGCTAATGGACCAGGCGCACCCGGAGGTTCCGGAAATGGCAATCCTAGTGTCGCACCAGATACAACTGGTAATGATGGTCGTCGAACTCAAAGTGCACAAGGCAGTCAATCTTCAAGAGGACAAACCGACAGAGACCGACCCAGATCACTTATCGGTACAGATGATTCTTTTGTTAGAGTTAATTTGCATGGTGGGCCGACTGAAGCAAGACCTTTCATTAGGAAAGTTGACCTTTTTAATGGTCATGGTTTTTATGGTGCCAGAAGGCGAATTCTTGGCGATATCCAACTTGATGGTCTACCCGGACTTCCTGGGCTTCCAAACCGATTTCCATAA